CCCCTTTCTCTAGATCTAACAACATTGTTAAGATTCATAGAAGTGGGGATAGCATGCCTCCTTGAGGTGTGCCCCTATGGACAGATCTGCATATCAttgaagttatgaacctgccCAGAAGCATCTGTTCTCTAAGCTTCATGAGTGATTCCGACACATGCAGATCTTTGAGCTGATAATAGTCTTAGGCTGGATGTTGTTAAAAGATCCTTCTATATCCAAGAAAGTTATGAGGGCGTATTCCTTCATTTCCAGAGCCCTTTCAATCTCTGTCACCACTGAGTTTAAAGCTGTTTCCGTGGATTTTCCTTTGGAGCACGCGTGTTGCGAAACTGCTAACTTTTCTGGAAGTAGTCTGcttcttatgttaatttctattaGTCTTTCCAAAGTTTTCAGTAGAAATGAGAAAGGACTGATTGGTCTAAAGTCCATTGGACTGCTGTGAGAGCTTTTATCCGCttttggtatgtatattaccttcACTTTTCTCTATAGTGAAGGAATAAAGTTCAATCGGAGAGTCCCTTAGAGAATGGTTACTAACCAACCCGTTACGTAACTGAAcgatttcatttcctttttgtATGACCTCAGAAGGCTGTAGTAACGGTCCCATTCCTGCTCTACTTGGGATAGTTTTGCTACATTGAATTACTTCCTGCACTCTCACACTCAATCTTTCAACTAGTCCTCCCTGTTCTTAGGTTGAAATGGATGAATCGTAGGAATATTCTTGTTTAGCTCTTGCATGTGCACTAGCCAGTTTGTTTTCTTatgatttctatatttatttcacttagtaCAAAATCAATATACCGATGATCGAAAAAGTAGTGTTCTTCTAAAAACCTTCAATGTGTTACTCTATCTATCAGTTCATCCGACCCAAGTGTTATATCTAATGCTTATTGTCGGTTCCTAGTAATAAAAGTTGGCGTGTTACCTCTATTGCCCAACAGAGCTTAGTGCttactaaataattaaagagcAACTTACCTCTTACGATAGTATCTGCCCCATAGTGAATGATGAGCGTTTGAATCGCATCAACGTATTAATAACTTCTTGGACACCTCGTTTTCTCGTACCAACCTTTTTATAAGCAGCGATGGCACCTGTTCGTCGTCGTACGGCATGTAGCAAGAGACAAGCCGGTAACTACTTCTGCCCGTCTCCCAGCCGTAGTGTCTCtgtcaatatatttatataatataaaaacattaagatccTATCTACTGACGCTTGTTTGCTATGGTGAAGATTTATTTGTAAGAGATGGATTAGTTAAGGTTACTTCTACGTCATCTTGAGAATCACTTAAAACCTCTATCTCAGTATATAAATTAGAGAGCCTGTCCGCTAGTTCAGACTCTGAGGAGACTCACCTTGTTCGAAGCTATCGAAGTCGGTTGAGGACTCCATTGGATCTTCCTCTACTTCACCCATCTCGCTATCCGAGGTAAGATGGTCGATAGCGCCGGCATCTGCTTTGTATGTCTTCACTTTGACTTTAGTGAAGTCATAATTAATTTCACCGTCACTTTTGTTCAGCGGTTCAATTGAATCATTCATTAGCAACAACAGAATATGCATCGTGGTCCTTTTGGTCTCCACGCCCGATTCGGTTGTCGCTTCGTCGAACGACTTGACAAATTTCAAACCCTCCGTTGGTAGGTTTGGGTTGCAAGCTTTGATCAGCTTCATAATCTGTTCCGGCTGGGATGGTGTAGCCGGAATCAAAACTCTTGCCCTTCGCCTGGACGGTATGTCTTGTCTATCGATCGCTATTACTTTGGCTCCGGGATACACCTCTCCCGCCTTCGCTATAGCGGCTTTATATAGATGGACCGATCTTTCGTCATCACAAGCTACTATCTTGATATGGCCCATCCAGCATCTGTGCACGACGGCGGTGAACCTGTAGTAGCTGTAGTTCCAGCACTGGTGCCAACCTTAGCATTCAGACCAGGCTTAGCCACTATCTTCGTGCTAACTGTCTTAGAGCTCGTTGCATACGCTGCTCTTTTTTCGGAACAATCCTTTCCTTCCGGATTTATTATGGGACAACCGGA
This portion of the Zeugodacus cucurbitae isolate PBARC_wt_2022May chromosome 3, idZeuCucr1.2, whole genome shotgun sequence genome encodes:
- the LOC114805115 gene encoding uncharacterized protein LOC114805115 — its product is MGHIKIVACDDERSVHLYKAAIAKAGEVYPGAKVIAIDRQDIPSRRRARVLIPATPSQPEQIMKLIKACNPNLPTEGLKFVKSFDEATTESGVETKRTTMHILLLLMNDSIEPLNKSDGEINYDFTKVKVKTYKADAGAIDHLTSDSEMGEVEEDPMESSTDFDSFEQETLRLGDGQK